From the genome of Methylothermaceae bacteria B42, one region includes:
- a CDS encoding MFS transporter has product MQKMDSDVRKKQFRILGINTFAFAVCFAVWTIFSIIGLPIKEKLGLSDSQFGLLIATPVLTGSLSRIFLGIWADQYGGRIVYTLLMLGTSVAVWLLASVENYWMFLLAALGTGFAGGSFAVGVAYVSRWFERERQGTALGIFGIGNVGAACTNFFAPFLVLAMGWENTARVYALMLLATAVLFWLLTEDDPVTAERKKRGEKAASAFLQLEPLKKLQVWRFSLYYFFVFGGFVALSLWLPRYYVGVYGLDLKTAGMLASAYSFTSLLRAVGGWLSDKWGARRVMYICFIGSVACTFFLSYPATDYIVHGVEGPIRFTIAMPLWLFTLMTMALGLFMTLGTAAVYKHIPVYYPGHVGAVGGLVGMIGGLGGFVLPICFGVMNDLINVWTSCFMLMFTIVSISLIWMHLAIRRMEMAAMKEELKKLPELPEMAELHHMKLEPKGDQPQMYP; this is encoded by the coding sequence TTGCGGTGTGTTTCGCCGTCTGGACCATCTTTTCCATTATCGGCCTGCCGATCAAGGAAAAACTGGGGTTAAGCGACAGCCAGTTCGGATTGTTGATCGCCACGCCGGTGTTGACCGGTTCCCTGAGCCGTATCTTCCTGGGGATCTGGGCCGACCAGTACGGGGGACGGATCGTTTATACCTTGCTCATGCTGGGCACTTCCGTGGCGGTGTGGCTCCTGGCTTCGGTGGAAAACTATTGGATGTTTCTGCTGGCCGCTCTGGGCACCGGCTTTGCCGGAGGCTCTTTTGCCGTCGGGGTCGCTTACGTGTCGCGCTGGTTCGAGCGTGAACGGCAAGGCACCGCCCTGGGGATTTTCGGCATTGGTAATGTGGGGGCGGCTTGCACCAACTTCTTTGCGCCTTTTTTGGTGCTGGCCATGGGCTGGGAGAATACAGCGCGGGTATATGCCTTGATGCTATTGGCCACCGCGGTTCTGTTTTGGCTGTTGACCGAAGACGATCCGGTGACTGCCGAGCGTAAAAAGCGGGGCGAGAAAGCCGCTTCCGCCTTTCTGCAGCTAGAGCCTTTGAAAAAACTCCAAGTTTGGCGTTTTTCTCTCTATTATTTTTTTGTCTTTGGGGGATTTGTCGCCTTGTCCCTCTGGCTACCCAGGTATTATGTTGGTGTTTATGGGTTGGATCTGAAGACCGCCGGTATGCTGGCCTCGGCCTATTCTTTCACCAGCCTGCTGCGCGCTGTCGGCGGTTGGTTGTCTGACAAATGGGGCGCGCGCCGGGTCATGTATATCTGCTTCATCGGCAGCGTGGCCTGCACCTTCTTCCTCTCCTACCCGGCCACCGATTATATCGTCCATGGCGTCGAGGGGCCGATCCGTTTCACCATCGCCATGCCCTTGTGGCTGTTCACCTTGATGACCATGGCGCTGGGGCTGTTCATGACCCTGGGGACCGCCGCTGTCTACAAGCATATCCCAGTCTATTATCCTGGCCACGTAGGCGCCGTCGGCGGTCTGGTGGGGATGATCGGCGGCCTCGGCGGTTTCGTCCTGCCCATTTGCTTCGGGGTGATGAACGACCTGATCAACGTTTGGACCAGTTGCTTCATGCTTATGTTCACGATCGTGTCGATTTCCCTGATCTGGATGCACCTGGCCATCCGCCGCATGGAAATGGCGGCTATGAAGGAAGAACTGAAGAAACTGCCAGAACTGCCGGAGATGGCGGAATTGCACCATATGAAGCTGGAACCCAAGGGCGACCAGCCTCAGATGTATCCTTGA